From the Pediococcus acidilactici genome, the window GCCGAAAACTTTAGCGATTTGCTTACTCGTCCAATCTGTTTGGCTTAACAGCTTAGTAACATCGGCTTTCATTTCGAGTGGCTTGTAATCTTCAAGTTGGTCAATAACTACCGGGCCACCGTTGGAATTGTTTACCTGTTTCATGAAGTTACGTGAACGGCTGGCCTTCATCTTCTCACTTAACAATCCGCCATGCTGAATAGATAGGACGCCCGGCGCGCTAATTGACCGTGCTAGTGCAGCCAACGTTAAATTGTTAGATGAATTTTTGACTTGTAACTCATTCGATAATGCTTTTAAAGGACTATTACCCGTCATACCGCCATCGGTACTAGCCCATCGAATATGAATCATGTCAGACTGCGGTACATTTTGAAGCACGCCTAAATTAGGCTCGTCAAAGGTAACCGTATAGGTTAAGCCGCTGCCATCATCTAATAAGTAGGTTTGTACTTGGCTAGGTCGCAAATATTCCCAGCGTAAATCTAAACCGTTAGGATTGCGCCAACGGTATGCAAAGCATTCGCCACCCAATAGCAATTGTGCATACATCGACTGCCAAAACGTGTGACCGTTAGTTGTCGTGCTAGGATTGTTTAAAATCCCTTGTGCTCGTGGCATATTGGCCGTTAATTGCACTGTGGCTAGGTCTCCAGATATTTGATTAACTGCTGAATAAATATCTGAATTTTTCAAAGCTTCTTTGGCACTGACGTACTCATTATCGCCAGTTGGTGACAGAAAGCTAACGATATTATCGTCTTCTACTGGCACACTTTGAATACTAACTGAATTATTTATTGCTTTTGGTGGCTTAAAAAAAGGCATTATTAATCACCTCCTTTTTGGCCAGCTGTTACGACTTCCGAAAGCCAGCCAACCAAAAATAAAGCTACAGCAATTGCTAAAACGCCTTGAGCTTTTCCAAATAAAAAGGCTGCATATACTCCAGCAATTATGCCTAGAATAAAACACAACACGTCAAAGTAACGCCATACAGTTGCAAAAAATTGTCTAAAAATCATCAATATCATCTCCTAGCAATCCCGATTCCGGGTTATTAAACCATTCAAGAACTTGTTTTTCGTTCATACGTTCGACCTGTTTATCCGGATTGTTTACGTCTGAGAAGTCTTCAAAGTGATACATGGCTTGGAATAAGGCATCAATTAACGCGTCGACCACATCAATCTTCAACGTAGCCTTAGCTTTATCGACTTGAATGCCAATTTTGTCTTCATAAATTTCAGCATTTAGCAATGCCTTTTCCATAATCCGATCATCCAAGCGATCTACCGACCCTTCAACAAACATCGTCTGCAGGAACTTAGTTGGATCTTTCAATTCACTAGTCCGCTGCCGAATGGCTTGCAATGGCCACCCAGAATTTAATTCCAGTTGCTTGATTGTAGGTGTTAGCCCAAACGAATCATAGCCAAAGAAAACAACTTCCAGTCGATGCTGCTCAACAAAGTTAAGTAACCACTGATAAACTTGCTCGTCATTAATTAGCCCTTGGGGATGACTAGTAATTGTGCAAAATCCTTTTTTAGCTAAGTCACGATAATTAATACCGTCTTGCTTTTCTTTAGCTTCAATTGAACCGGCTTTCTGCCAAGGAATAAAGCTGTGCTGATAAATAAACCATCGTGGCTTGCCATTATTATCACGATAAGGAAATACAAATGCCAGTGCCGTGTTATCACTAAACATCGAGTAATCAAAGCCAATATAAACTTGGCGATCATCGAAACTAAACGATGGCACAATGGCTTTTTCAACGTCAGGCAGTTTCAGAAAGCTGTCCACTGATTGTTCTAACCACAAGTTAAGGTTTTTATTTTGGAAATCGTTGAGTGTGCCTGACAAAGCGTCAGAATCACGCTTATCGGTCAAGCCGTTCAGTAACACTTCACGTTGGTTCGGTAAATCTAGCAAGGGATTACTTTTTACCCACATATCGGGCTTGTAAGTTTCATTCAGATTATCCTGCGACCAAATAAGTCCCAAATATGTATCAGCATCGCGCAAATAATCTTGTTCCATAGCTTGCTGAATCATACGCTCATCATCGTGAAACGGAACAGTGGGATCAGGATACGCCGTTGAAATTTGAATAAATTGCTTATTACGTACCTTAACTTGGCCTGACACAATCTTAGAAATCTTTTGTCGTGTCTTAATTTCACCAATTTCATCAAAAATCGCCGTTGTAAAGTGGAAACTATCGTACTGGCCGGCTTCATGACTGATTGCTCGCAGTTTATTGTTATTGCTACTCATAACAACTTGATCAGATTGAGACGATAATGTACGAGTATCTAGCCCACTATCAGCAATCAACGACTTAAATGGTTCAATCGTTGCAATCTTGGCTAGCATCGATTTAATGTAGCCCAGAATCTTGCTCGTTTGTTTGTAATTAATTGATGAAACTAAATAGTCTTGGTTAGATAGTCCCAATGATTCAATTAAAAAACTGTAAGCGGTAATAATCGCCATGAGGTAAGTTTTACCTTGGCCACGTGCAACTGAAACGATAGCCCGTGAAAAACGCTTGCCACCGTCATCATTGCGCCAGCCAATTAGCATCGCCATAATAAATTTCTGCCACAGCATAAGCTTAGTTGGTTCGCCCGTATCAACGTTCGGACAGATGGCAGCGAATTTAAGCACTTGGTCTACTTTCTTAACCGAATAAGTAAATGGAAATTCAACGCTACCTTGTCGTTGCAAGTCTCGAATATGGCGAAAAGCCGCTAACTTAATCAGATAGCCAGTAGTCACCTTCTCATCGAGAACATCAAAAGCATACTTTGTACCTGGGTCAGTGTATTGCTGACGAAGCGCTGAGCAGTCTAATGCTTGATAAGCTCCAATAACATCATGTGTTTGGGTTAAATCAATCTTCATTATTACCCTCCCAGAAATTCTTTCATTCGATCAGCGACGCTTCGCTCGTCTTTGCGGTCATCTAAGTTTAACTTGAGTAAATCACTGCGCGATTTTGGCGACAAGCCCAATTCAGCGCCTAACTTCGTCAGATTCTTGACTGCTGAATCGTAAATTTGTGTCATCGGGTTTCGCTTGTAGCCCACGAAGTCTCGACCGATTTTTTTACCAGTCTGATCTTGCAACGTCTTATAGATTGCTTGGACTTCACCGTTTTCCTGAATGTGTTTATACGCATTGCGATAAATCTCATATTGGGAAGCATATTGCTCTACCAGCCCGCTATCAATGCGCTTAACTGGGGTATTGTCTTCTAAAAAAGGCACTAATCGACGCCAAACGACCTTAGCTTGCCGGCCTAAGTAAGCTGGTGGTGTACGTGATAATTTCCCGCCGTTGACGTCTTTATCCACTTTTTTCATTTTATATGCCTCCTTTCATCATCCGGCGACCCCCCCTAACTAAAAATTTTAAAAAATTGTTTCTATCACAAGATGATGGCTATGTGTGTGCTCTTCCTGGGATGTGTTAGGGGGCGGGGGTTGTTTTAATTACCATTGCGACCAATTATACTCAAAAAGTTTAAAGTCGCTTAAATCGCACGACAGGTGCCTATAAAGAGATGGCGATTGACCAATGCAAGTTTGGATTTTTTTTAATCTGATAACCTTTGCTTCTTAGCATCTGTTTCAATTTTCTCTTTTGGTTGGGATTAAAGCTGTCAAGGACAATGCAAACTTCGTGCTTATTTTCAAGAGCAGCTTTTTTAATTTCAGTTGCAACATACTCAATTTGTTTATCAGTTAGTCCTTGTTGCATTGCTGATTTAATTACTTTGTAACCAGGAATCTTATCATATCTGTTCTTCATAACTGCCACTATCCTTTCTATTGCCTTAGCATCTGACTAAGGTGTTCGTTCTTTAACTCTGATTGTTTATCAGTATCAATGTATGGCTTCAATATCTTCACTCCTCATTCATTAACACAACGATTGCCGATACATCATTAATCGGTTCTACATTTTTTAACTCGTTGCCTTGCCCTGTGCCATAGTGTGCTTGTTCCCATTCCGTCTTAGAATGATGGCAACTCCCACAGATAACGGCTAAGTTATCAACGTTAGCTTTCAATGTTTCGTCAAACTCAATCGGTATAACGTGATCAACCGTTTTAGCAGGTGTGATAACGCCTTGCACTTTGCAGTAAGCACACAAGTAATGGTCGCGTTCCAAGACTTGTTGCCTTAGGTGTGACCATTGCCTTGTACGATAGAAGTTGTATTGCTGACGCTTGTCTTCGTTGCGATAGCGAGTAATAGTATTGTACTTGTGTGTGTATTGTTTATCATTGCTGCGTGCCCAACGTTGCCGACTAGCTAGGTACTCAGCTTCATGCTCATAGTGTTGCTGGCAATAGTGGTTAGGGAAAGTAACCATCGCATGGCAGTTAGGATAGCGGCATCTTCTAACTCTTGGCATTGTCTACACCTTCATAGTTAATGATTGAATCCACTCTAAATCAGATGGTTTCATATGCTTCAATGCTAATGAAGAGACGTGTACTTCATCGTACTGAAAGCCATCTTTAATGTGTTGTTTCAAAGATACCCAATCTATTGTTACGTTAGGTTCCGTAATTAATTGCTGTCTATTGTAATTAGGCTTTCCATTACCATACAGTTTCAATTCGTTATAAGCATCATTTTTTGTATAACCTACGACAAGAACTTTCATTTCCTTATCCTTTCAAGTTGCTCTTATTCAATAACCACTACATAATAAAAAGCCACACGGCGATTGTGCCATGTGACCTTAGCGTTATAACTATGAGATGGTAAGGATTTACACCTTACATATACTGGATTTTGTACTCTCCTACTTGTTCTTGGCTTCTTTCAACCTTAGCTTCGGATAGCGTCTACCTATTCCGCCACATCTCACCTGGTAGTTGTCCCCGATGGTTTCCAAGTAGGACTTATGCTGGCCTTTCATGTATCTCCACCAGACTTCTTTTATGTTTGCCTTTCCGTAGCTACCAACTACGTCAAACACACCGGTTATAAGACAGCAAGGAATCGAACCTTGCGACAAACGTAACATGCCTTTCCCTGATTGGATTTGTTGAAACGGAAATCTGCCGAACCATCTGCCCTACATCTTTCGATACTACCAATATAACGGATGATAACTCCAAAAGTACTCAAGTTTTACTCCAAATTTACTCCAGATTTACTCCACTTTTTTATTTTACAAAAGCTTGGCACTCCAGCCTTTCAGCTACATCTAATAGTGCCGCTTCATGCCAGTTGAAATAAGTAGTCGATGACATATTGTAATACCTGTCGGGCAATCGTTGCATTAATACGTCCATGTAGTAGCCGTGGTCTTCCTCGTATCCTTCACAATAGACAATCTTTAGGAGTTCACGATAATGGTACTTTCTACAACTGTTGATTGCCCAATCTACCCATTTACAGAACACTTTACCTTTTTCGGCATTAATCATTCTTTGTTCAACATATTCTGGAGCGGGTGCCGTTGCACTTGGTGCCCCATCACCAAAGCTGACGGTAACTTTCGGGTTAACCGGAGCATTGATGTAAGCTTTGTACTTACGGTATTTAGACAATATTTTTCTTGCGTTATACTTGGTCTGCTCTTTATCTAATTCTGGTAATAATGTCATGCCCCGTCACTCCTGTTATAATAATGTTGTTGAGATTATTAGATCGAGGGCACGTCTATGAGGTGCTCTTTTTTATTACCATCATTCATCGTCGAATTCATTCCACATTTTCTTTAAACCTGTACTAAAACATAGTTCACATGTTTCAAACTCTACTTCTTCTTCATTCGTTTCAATATCAACAAGTTTGATTTTTTCATTATTCCACCTCTTCTAGATTGATTTTGTAAACCTTGCCACCAGTTTGTTTCGCTAATTCTTTTGCGTAATCTTCATTGTAAAACGTTGCGCCATTTATGGAATTTGCAAATGTATAAACCATTTGTGATGCAGATACTGATTCTTTTAGGTATAAATTCCCTAACTTAACTATGTAAATGTTTTCCATACTTAATCATCCTCCTTTAATAATTACCACTAATTAATGCCCACTTCGTAGTATCAAATCTTTTAATTTTATAGCACTTAGGGCAACCGGCAACTACTTCTTTGTGCCATACACCCGATATATCTGATGGGACATTTGCCACACGCAGAAATACCCAATCATGCTTACAGAATAATCTCACCGTTATTACACCTCTTCATAAGTTTTCCTGAAAATGTCGTCAGCGATTGCCCAATGCTCACCCTCAACACCCGTAGCAATCCAATCACCTATATTGATAGCCAAATCGCCTTCAAGGGTTGGTATTGAAAACGTAGGATCCCAACCATCAATTACAAAGTTTTCTTTCACAATCCCATATTTATCAATCATTTCATCCGAGCCATCAAACTGTTCAGCCTTGATAGTTGCTATTTTGCGATATTCTTTTAGCATTGGTTGTCCTCCAATTTTTCTGCCTAATCATTCCAATATGGATAAATCAGCAGTGTTATGCCCAAAAATAATAATGTGCTGGCTACATCGTTGCGGTATGTTCCGAAAATCGTAAATGCCATCATCACTATGTAGGCATGTTCATGAAGCGAACTTATAATTTTACTCATCTTCTACCTCTTTATAAATTTTCACCAAGCGATTCTTTCCAATATATATTAGCTATATTTTTCCGCCACACTTCCCAGTAAGTCATGTCGTAAGGACATTCATTCCATTCAGCTAAGTTCTTTTCAACAGGTACCTAATCCTTATAGCAAAGATAAAACGACATTATGAATATAATTGGAATTAATATAAGAGCAAGGATTCCAAACAAAACATCTTTAATCATCTTCTACCTCCACAAACTCAAGCAGTCCAGCATTGTTGTAAGCATCGTATTCGGGCCACTTTTCTTTAACTTCCTCCTCTGTAAGAGCACCACCCGTAATTCCGTCACTGCCTGTAAGGCCTAAGATTACCTTCCCTTCATCATCTAATCTAACATACTTCCGAAGACCGTGTATCCCTTTTAACTTAACTACACGTCTTGGTTTTTCAAATGTTTTTACATATTCTTCTTTAGTCATCTAGTCGCCCTCCTTGAATCTTTCTAATACCGGCTTAAATTGATCTTCCAATCGGTCCAACTCGTCAAGATATTGTGTTAATTCCATCACATCATTATTGTCACGGATCATTAAATGAATAGCGGCGTTAAGAGCGTACCTGACACTCGGATAGAAACCAAGTTGCTTCATGACAGGTAAATTGTCCTTGTCTAACTTAATCGCTCCAGAATCATCTCTGATGAACTTCATCAAGGTGTGATTGTTGTGGCTCTCGATTTTAATCTGGTAATCTTCGTTAATTTTGATAATCATTTTTTTATCCCCCTAATCAGATAAGTGATCCCGCTAATCCACGTCTGTAAAATAATCGCCGCTATAAAGATTGCTACGCCAATCAATCCACTATGCAACACATGCCCGATTAACACTGCTGGCAATAGCCAAAAAACGCATGAGAAATACCACAGCATGAACATAATTAGACTTCCTCCGGTTCAAATTCCACATCAATGCCTACCTTCGCCATGCCAATCGCAATTTCTTCGGCTTCCTTCAGCGCTGCTTCTTTTTCAGCAAACAGTTTAGCTTCTTCTTTCGGTGCTGTCCATGAGATTTGATTCATATAACCTTTATCATGCTTGTTTTTCAGCACATAAAAATTGTGTTGCTTCACTTCGAAGTTGACCTGCTCACCGATCGGACTAATAGCCGCATGTAAAATGTCCGCCTTCTGTTTTGCCCGTTTCCATTTTCTGAACGGCGTAGCATCTTCAATGCCCACATATTGGTGGGCTTGGCCTCCTAACCTACGATAATATCTATTAGTTGCTGTGTTCTTAATTACGTACATTTTTTTCATTCTCCTTTTTAAATTTCTTTTTCCGCCAATGTTCCTGTTCGTCGACTACGGCTTTTTCAATACGTTTTAAATCATCAATCGTGTAATTATTGCCGTAGATTTCTCTAACAATTTCCTCTGCCGTCATAACTCTTCAACCTCCATTTCAACTCTAGGCTCTTCGGCATACATCTTTTCCATCTCCACGCTCACAATCTGATTATCATCGTGCCATACAACGCCTGTGCACGCGTCTGTCACCGCTTTAAATAAGTTATCTATGTCGGGCTTAAAGATGGGTCTATGCTCGTTAGAAAGTCTTCTGTTACGTTCGGCTTTTGACACACTTTTCTGAACGGAGCGATAAAACGTAGTCTTAACTTTCAGTGCGCCCATTAGTGGTTCGCCTTTGTATTGATTTCTAACAATTAAGTGAGCTCTATCTTTATAAGCTTTGTATTTCGGGGCAATGTACGCCCAGCCTTTCCGCGTCACCCTTGGTCTACTAGCGGCTACTGGCTCGCCGTCAATTACTAGCTTGATCACTTGAGGACACCTTCTTTTTACATACTTTGTACCAGTGGCTAGCAACGTTATAGCTTGCCATGCCTAATTTTTCGGCAATTTCATCAAACTTTGCACCCTTGCTTCTTTCGGCAATTAGAAACGCATTTTCCTTTTTAGTCCACTTCTTAGGAGTCCTCTTGTTCTTGCCCTTTTTGATTTCGATCCCGAGTTCTCGCAAATCTGAATAGATCGTTTGAACCTCTACGCCCAGTTTTCAAGCAATATCTGCATAACTAAGGTTCCTATCAAGCATTTCTGGAAGTAGGCTCTGCCGGGCAACCTTCATCTTGTGCCGAGTCATGCTAATCTCGCCAATATACTTACGCTTTTTAATTTTTGAGATGCTTAACCCACGTGCTCTGCGGAAACCTTCGTAGTCACCACGATCTAACAATTCCTGCTCAATATCGGATTGCTTAACAGCCGTGCCAACCCTTACATAGCGCATCGGTTCTGGCATGTCCATATAGATGCCATCTTTACGATCACCATCATATTTTGTGTAGGTATTAAGTAACCACTTGTGCAAGTCCGACTTATGCTCGCTTTCTCCATACACCTCTTTACTGTTAACCCCGACCAATTGCCACATTAGCTTCACACTCCTTTGCTTTTCGGTATTCTACATTGCAATTCGGGCAGGGCATCACCTGCATAATTGCGCCATTTGCTTGGTACACAATTTGCGTACCGCCACATAATTTACACATTAGAAAATCGCCATCCTTTTATCTTCTGTCTTTTCAAATTTGATAACCGCGTCGTTCTTAACGACACCTTTGTACATCCGACTTAATAATTTTGGGTTATATATTTCCGATAGTTCTTTACTGCCCAAATTAGTAGTGATAATTGTCCGGCTCCGCTTGTTTAAGACACCAAACAGCACCTGCTGTACATATTCACTCGCTTCTCTTGATTCGCGCCTAAACGACGCCTCACTGCCCAAATCGTCCAATACAAGCAAGCTAACCTTACTGAGCAAGTCCACCATGCGAGATTCAGTGTAGTAGCTATCCCGATGCTCGAACGAATCCTTAATTTTCCGCATCATCTCGTTTATCGAAATGAACAAGCAGGAAGCGTTAGGCTTGATGTTTTCATTGACCCCTTTTAGCATCGAAATTGCTAAGTGCGACTTACCGACCCCCGGCTTACCAGTAATGATTGTGTTAGCCTGGTAGTTGCGATCCATGTACCTGTATACGATTCGCTTAGCCTTTTTCAGGTTCATTTCCGCTTCACTACCAGCTTCAACCTCATAGTTATCAAAACTTGCTTGCCACAAGTCCTCATCATCAACAATCGAGTCCTTTTTTAGGACTTCATAAAAGCCCCGTTTGTAGTTCCGCAATGCACCTATCGTGACTAACTCGTTATTTTTATGTCTACGCTTCTCCTCAACGCATTTAGGACAGAAAGGCTCATGGTTAGCCAACATTAATAACTTTTGTTCTGGATGAATTTGGCAGTATTCATTTGTTTTCTTCACATGCTTTAGTAACTCAAAATTCAACCCCGCCATAAGATTGCGTCCCTTTCTCTGCCTTTGGTTTAATTTGTTGGTTTAAATACTGATCGAACTTGTTTCCAAATAAAGTGCTTGGCTGTAAATATTTAGCTGTAAAGAATGAGTTAGCATCGTTTGCGTCTAGTACCTTGTTATCAATTACCTTCTTAAAATCGTCTAAGCGATAACCTTCATGCCATCTAGCACGAATCAGTTTCTTGTTAGATTCGACGTTTCTAAAATGCTTACCAGCTTTTTCATTTAGATAGTCGATTATTTGTTTGTATTGGATATTGTCGGACTTGTCCGACGTATTATTGTTAGTCTCTGTAGTAGTCTCTGGTAGTCTATTGGTATTGGTTGGTACTCCCAGTCCCATTCCATTGGGATTGTCAGTCCCTATCGTTGGTACTGTCAGTCCCAATGCTGACCCCAAATTGTCCAATGCGTCATAATCGATTCTGTACCACTTTGTTCGGTCAAATTTTGCTTTGTTATAGTTCCCAGTAATTAATATTTTCTTTTTTTCTAGGTCTTTTAAGTAACGCTGGATTGTTTTTTCCGATAGCCACGGAAACTGTTCATGCCACTTAGTAGCACTGTTATAAATCCAACGATGCCCTTCTTTAACATTTGTGGATTTCATAAGCCAGTAGTGCATTTGTTGAAGTATAATAGCCTTATCAACACTGTTTAGTTTTTTAGCTAGTGATGGTAAAACTTGCAGGGGTGGCTCATTAATTAGCAATGTTTGCATTTAATCACCTCATTTTTGAAGGAGTTTAGAGTTATGAAATTTGAAAACATATATCATGTTGAAGAGATTAAAGTTGACGGTAGCTCGGAATTAGTTAACCTGTTGTTACAACACGGCTGGAAGATTTTGAATATCGTTTCTGATAGCCAATGGGACCGATATGAAGGCAACGCCACAACTTCTTATATCATCATCGGCGCATCTAAAGATGTGTTCGAATCCTATTCGTTCAAAGATGCTAAAGAAGAGGGTGGGACAAGCTACGGTGATATTTCGTTTTAATTCCTATAACTTCTGATTGATTGCTTTTAAATAAAGCCAATTGTCAACTAATATCAGGGCTTCTTGTATTTCAAGATAAGAAGCTCCTTTTTTCTGCATTTCTTCAACTATTTCATTTGCAAGTTTTAAGGATTGCTCCAGTATTAAAAGGTTCTGCCCCTTTAATTTGTAAATATTTTGCATATGTTGATCTATTTCTGTATTTAGTGGTTTTTCACTAAGCTTCATCGTAATTCCCCCTTATTTTTAATTGCTTTAAATCTTCAATACTCAATTTGATACCGTTTACTGGCACGTGATACTTAGTGGCAAACTTAGCTGGCGTAATACTTTCAATTTCGCCATGATGCACTCTGCATAGTGGTAGTACATGCCGTTTTGAATGGTCAATCTTGTTTCGGTTCGTTCGTCCAACCACGTCGACGTGATGAATATCAGCATATTCCCCACAAACGAGACAGACCCGATGTCTACAGCATTGGTAGATAAAATACTGTTCTTCTCGTGGTATCAACTCGTACCCTTTTTTAAACGGAACGTGCCACTCGAACATGAAATCGATAACTAGGTCTAACAATTGATTGGCATCACTCACAGACGATTCTGTGTGGTCTGATAAGCTGATAGACTTACCGGCCGTGTAATATTCGTACTGCGTATAGAACATCGATTTTAAAAATTCACTCGGCACTACGAAGTAAGCTTCAATGTCATGGAGCAATGCGAAGAATAATCTTCGTTGCTTTACTCTTACTTTTCTTGGGTCTGCTACTTCGAAATCAACGTAAAACTCACCTTGCCCACCGCTAACAGTTTCCAAATGGTCTTGATTCAGTGGTCTATCAAGATGAATTACCAAATCTCTGCCTCGTTGTTCCGCTCTTGCTCTTTGCATCTAAATCATTCCTAGAACGGTAAATCGTCGTCACTAATATCAATTGACTGTCCGCCATTGGCGAATGGATCTCCCGGCGTTGATGCTTGCCGTGCGTTATTTTGCTGGTTGCCTTTTGGTTTTGAATCTAGCAACGAGAAGTTATCAGCTACAACCTCAGTTACATAAACTCGTTGTCCTTGTTGGTTTTCGTACGAACGGGTTTGAATTCGACCGTCAATGCCTACCAACGAACCTTTTTGTGTGTACTTGGCAAAGTTTTCTGCTGCCTTACGCCACATTACACAGTTGATGAAATCCGCTTCGCGTTCACCCTGTGAGTTGGTAAACTGTCGGTTAACTGCCACGGTAAAACTAGCTACCGCATCGCCTTTAGCCGTGTGGCGAAGCTCAACATCTTTAGTTAGGCGTCCTATTAGTACTGTTCGATTAATCATGGAGTTCCTCAATCCTTTCTATTTGCCAATCACGAATGCTATTAAGCACGTCTAATTGTGCGTTTCCTGCTGAATCTAGCTTTCCGTCTTTTAACAATTTTCTGTATAGTGGCTCGCTAATATTAGTCAATTTCTGGTTTAACGCGTCTAGCATTGCAACCTGTCCATTTTCGTAACCTAATTCATAATTTTCATTCATCACTATTCCTCCATCTTGTTCTCTCTGGCGAGTTCGTACATCAGTGCCCCACTTAGAATCAAGGCTTGACGATAGCTTAGATGATCGAGAGTTTTATCTTTCTTACCCAATACCGCAAAAACTCGTTCCGAAACGTTTTTATCAACTTTTTTGATGTTGTCTTTTAAATAAGCGGTAACCTTAACTTTGGTTTCCTCTTCCTTACGTTGATACTGTTCGAGCAATGAAGCACCTTGACCGTCGTCATCATCGTCAGCAACAATTCCGAAGGCTAGACACAAGCTAGTCCGCTTAGCGTAAGTTTCATTCGCACCTTGTTTTTGCATATTAGAATCATCTGGGAATGAATCACCATAGATGATTTTCTCCTCGCCGCTAATATGGCGAATAACTGTATAGATCTTGTGCGATACTTTGCCATTAGCGTTAGTATCATCGATGACACCTTGTGAGAAGCTAATACCTGAATCGGCTGTGTTAATAGCTTTTCGGATGGCTCTATCAATAGCTCTTAGATCGGCATATTTGCCATAGTGAGCTTGTTTATTTTTCTGTGGCTGTTCTAGTATTTTCTGGGTCGCGTACAAGGCTTGATTTAATTTTGGTGTTGGTGAAATATCAATGTTTTGCTGAATCATGCTTTCC encodes:
- a CDS encoding putative HNHc nuclease is translated as MQRARAEQRGRDLVIHLDRPLNQDHLETVSGGQGEFYVDFEVADPRKVRVKQRRLFFALLHDIEAYFVVPSEFLKSMFYTQYEYYTAGKSISLSDHTESSVSDANQLLDLVIDFMFEWHVPFKKGYELIPREEQYFIYQCCRHRVCLVCGEYADIHHVDVVGRTNRNKIDHSKRHVLPLCRVHHGEIESITPAKFATKYHVPVNGIKLSIEDLKQLKIRGNYDEA
- the ssb gene encoding single-stranded DNA-binding protein; the encoded protein is MINRTVLIGRLTKDVELRHTAKGDAVASFTVAVNRQFTNSQGEREADFINCVMWRKAAENFAKYTQKGSLVGIDGRIQTRSYENQQGQRVYVTEVVADNFSLLDSKPKGNQQNNARQASTPGDPFANGGQSIDISDDDLPF
- a CDS encoding ERF family protein — its product is MIQQNIDISPTPKLNQALYATQKILEQPQKNKQAHYGKYADLRAIDRAIRKAINTADSGISFSQGVIDDTNANGKVSHKIYTVIRHISGEEKIIYGDSFPDDSNMQKQGANETYAKRTSLCLAFGIVADDDDDGQGASLLEQYQRKEEETKVKVTAYLKDNIKKVDKNVSERVFAVLGKKDKTLDHLSYRQALILSGALMYELARENKMEE